A genome region from Phoenix dactylifera cultivar Barhee BC4 chromosome 18, palm_55x_up_171113_PBpolish2nd_filt_p, whole genome shotgun sequence includes the following:
- the LOC103706965 gene encoding uncharacterized protein LOC103706965: MDEVVQAVENLKKEWDRTVVQIQERITAIEGCGKSGRGTEEANSLPRLNGAAQDGLTVLRSMQFRLDLLSQQLPTIEESQSANSTLELWKKQYQNLHMSLRNANLQAKNNIRKAAQEERELLLGGGEESTIRRRNLQTKAGITSAAESITESLRRTRQLMVQEVERSANTLGTFEESTSVLTKAEGEYKGHRSLLMRTRRLLSTMQRQDIIDRVILVTGLLMFLSAVLYVVWKRVGLLKLQRKLFAAIKAGSKVEEEVAVEIQRVAVGDGLSHAPAHGNTVPLAEIPGPHLYEEL, encoded by the exons ATGGATGAGGTCGTGCAGGCTGTCGAGAATCTGAAGAAAGAGTGGGATCGGACTGTCGTGCAAATCCAGGAACGCATCACAGCGATTGAAGGATGTGGAAAGTCTGGAAGGGGGACGGAGGAAGCAAATTCTCTTCCTAGACTGAATGGTGCTGCACAGGATGGTCTGACGGTCCTTAGATCGATGCAGTTTCGGCTTGATCTTCTTTCCCAACAGCTGCCTACGATTGAAGAATCACAGTCTGCAAATTCAACTTTAGAATTATGGAAGAAACAATACCAGAA TTTGCATATGAGTTTGAGGAATGCTAACTTGCAAGCAAAGAACAACATCCGGAAAGCTGCTCAGGAGGAG AGAGAGCTTCTTTTAGGAGGTGGAGAAGAATCTACAATCCGCCGGCGTAATTTACA GACAAAGGCTGGGATAACATCTGCTGCAGAAAGCATTACCGAGAGCCTTCGGCGGACTCGTCAACTGATGGTTCAG GAGGTGGAAAGAAGTGCAAACACATTGGGCACTTTTG AGGAATCAACAAGTGTTTTAACGAAAGCTGAAGGCGAGTACAAAGGACACCGCTCTTTGCTGATGCGCACTCGTCGCTTGCTTTCCACAATGCAACGTCAAGATATTATTGACAG GGTGATACTGGTGACTGGCCTTCTCATGTTCTTATCTGCGGTGCTGTATGTTGTCTGGAAACGGGTTGGGCTGCTGAAGTTGCAGAGGAAGCTGTTTGCAGCCATCAAGGCAGGTTCAAAAGTAGAGGAAGAGGTGGCTGTGGAAATCCAGAGAGTGGCAGTTGGAGATGGTTTGAGTCATGCACCAGCTCATGGCAACACAGTTCCACTAGCAGAAATACCAGGGCCACATCTCTACGAAGAACTTTGA
- the LOC103706962 gene encoding haloacid dehalogenase-like hydrolase domain-containing protein At2g33255 isoform X1, giving the protein MTRWLWAPIWPPPQDFRGANGDDVPSPCAMLLPHLRRALATSPSRFLSLSHSSRYHRRAVMSVAAVNFSGDGRGGGGGRATLRGVVFDMDGTLTVPVIDFAAMYRAVLGDEGLAAARAASPSGNVDILHHIETWDPLEQQKAYEIIAQFERQGLDRLQIMPGATELCEYLDSKKIRRGLITRNIKAAVDLFHQRFGMKFIPALSREFLPYKPDPAPLLHICSTWGIRPSEVMMIGDSARDDVVCGNRAGAFTCLLDETGRYCSPESLSDDQKPDFKVSSLIEVHSLLETHFDLVPQSLTG; this is encoded by the exons ATGACCCGTTGGTTGTGGGCCCCAATCTGGCCGCCACCACAAGATTTCAGAGGCGCCAACGGCGACGATGTCCCTTCCCCCTGCGCCATGCTCCTCCCCCACCTCAGACGCGCTTTAGCCACTTCCCCCTCccgcttcctctccctctcccactcTTCTCGTTATCATCGTCGGGCGGTGATGtcggtggcggcggtgaatttCTCCGGCGACGGCAGAGGAGGCGGCGGGGGGAGGGCGACGCTGAGGGGCGTGGTGTTCGACATGGACGGGACGCTGACGGTGCCGGTGATTGATTTCGCGGCCATGTACAGGGCGGTGCTCGGGGACGAGGGCTTGGCCGCCGCCCGCGCCGCCAGCCCCTCTGGTAACGTCGACATCCTCCACCACATCGAGACGTGGGACCCACTGGAGCAGCAGAAAGCCTACGAGATCATCGCCCAGTTCGAGCGCCAGGGCCTCGATCGCCTCCAGATTATGCCCG GTGCCACTGAACTTTGTGAATATCTTGATTCCAAGAAAATAAG AAGGGGTCTAATTACTCGCAATATCAAGGCTGCAGTCGATTTATTTCATCAACGATTTGGG ATGAAGTTCATCCCTGCTTTGAGTAGGGAATTTCTCCCTTATAAGCCAGATCCAGCTCCATTGCTGCATATTTGTTCAACTTGGGGAATCCGTCCAAGTGAGGTCATGATGATAGGTGACAGTGCCCGAGATGAT GTGGTTTGTGGGAACAGAGCTGGAGCCTTTACATGTTTGCTCGATGAAACAGGGAGATATTGCTCTCCTGAATCTCTCAGCGATGATCAAAAACCTGATTTCAAGGTGTCTTCTCTAATTGAAGTGCACTCTCTTTTGGAGACCCATTTTGATTTGGTGCCGCAATCTCTAACCGGCTAA
- the LOC103706962 gene encoding haloacid dehalogenase-like hydrolase domain-containing protein At2g33255 isoform X2, producing MTRWLWAPIWPPPQDFRGANGDDVPSPCAMLLPHLRRALATSPSRFLSLSHSSRYHRRAVMSVAAVNFSGDGRGGGGGRATLRGVVFDMDGTLTVPVIDFAAMYRAVLGDEGLAAARAASPSGNVDILHHIETWDPLEQQKAYEIIAQFERQGLDRLQIMPGATELCEYLDSKKIRGLITRNIKAAVDLFHQRFGMKFIPALSREFLPYKPDPAPLLHICSTWGIRPSEVMMIGDSARDDVVCGNRAGAFTCLLDETGRYCSPESLSDDQKPDFKVSSLIEVHSLLETHFDLVPQSLTG from the exons ATGACCCGTTGGTTGTGGGCCCCAATCTGGCCGCCACCACAAGATTTCAGAGGCGCCAACGGCGACGATGTCCCTTCCCCCTGCGCCATGCTCCTCCCCCACCTCAGACGCGCTTTAGCCACTTCCCCCTCccgcttcctctccctctcccactcTTCTCGTTATCATCGTCGGGCGGTGATGtcggtggcggcggtgaatttCTCCGGCGACGGCAGAGGAGGCGGCGGGGGGAGGGCGACGCTGAGGGGCGTGGTGTTCGACATGGACGGGACGCTGACGGTGCCGGTGATTGATTTCGCGGCCATGTACAGGGCGGTGCTCGGGGACGAGGGCTTGGCCGCCGCCCGCGCCGCCAGCCCCTCTGGTAACGTCGACATCCTCCACCACATCGAGACGTGGGACCCACTGGAGCAGCAGAAAGCCTACGAGATCATCGCCCAGTTCGAGCGCCAGGGCCTCGATCGCCTCCAGATTATGCCCG GTGCCACTGAACTTTGTGAATATCTTGATTCCAAGAAAATAAG GGGTCTAATTACTCGCAATATCAAGGCTGCAGTCGATTTATTTCATCAACGATTTGGG ATGAAGTTCATCCCTGCTTTGAGTAGGGAATTTCTCCCTTATAAGCCAGATCCAGCTCCATTGCTGCATATTTGTTCAACTTGGGGAATCCGTCCAAGTGAGGTCATGATGATAGGTGACAGTGCCCGAGATGAT GTGGTTTGTGGGAACAGAGCTGGAGCCTTTACATGTTTGCTCGATGAAACAGGGAGATATTGCTCTCCTGAATCTCTCAGCGATGATCAAAAACCTGATTTCAAGGTGTCTTCTCTAATTGAAGTGCACTCTCTTTTGGAGACCCATTTTGATTTGGTGCCGCAATCTCTAACCGGCTAA
- the LOC103706961 gene encoding uncharacterized protein LOC103706961 — protein MEVRRRRGERCCSLICSMSLPSITPLFLLFLAFLGADGTVDVSALNYTSTGRIASLRLARIQRYLEKVNKPAVRSVESPDGDIIDCVHRHKQPALDHPLLKNHKIQREAPQMPAFRGGREPRNYNASDAARRAWQTWHHVGHCPKGTVPIRRSSVDDVLRAKSLYHYGKKQQGVPLARKVDAPDVVSGNGHEHAIAYTGNTQEIYGAKATINVWDPSVQMSNEFSLSQIWILSGSFDGSDLNSIEAGWQVSPELYGDGRPRLFTYWTSDAYQATGCYNLLCSGFVQTNSKIAIGAAISPVSSYEGSQYDITILIWKDPKLGNWWMSFGDSMLVGYWPAELFTHLSDHATMVEWGGEVVNMRPNGEHTSTQMGSGHFAEEGFGKASYFRNLEVVDSDNSLSSALSISTLAENTNCYDIKSFSNTDWGNYFYYGGPGSNPQCH, from the exons ATGGAGgtcaggaggaggagaggagagagatgtTGCTCTTTGATTTGCTCCATGTCTTTACCTTCCATTACCccacttttccttctttttctcgcGTTCCTCGGCGCCGACGGAACGGTCGATGTCTCGGCTTTGAATTACACAAGCACTGGACGCATCGCGAGTCTTAGATTGGCAAGGATTCAAAGGTACCTGGAGAAGGTCAACAAGCCTGCCGTGAGGTCCGTCGAG AGTCCGGATGGAGATATCATCGACTGCGTCCACCGGCACAAGCAACCGGCTCTCGATCATCCTCTTCTAAAGAACCACAAGATCCAG AGAGAGGCACCTCAGATGCCAGCATTCAGAGGTGGCCGGGAACCGCGAAATTACAATGCAAGCGATGCAGCGAGAAGGGCTTGGCAGACATGGCACCATGTTGGGCATTGCCCGAAGGGCACGGTCCCAATACGGAGGAGCTCCGTCGACGACGTATTGAGAGCCAAATCTTTGTACCACTATGGGAAGAAGCAGCAGGGAGTGCCGCTGGCTAGAAAGGTCGATGCACCAGATGTGGTCAGCGGCAATGGCCATGAG CATGCAATTGCTTACACTGGGAACACACAAGAGATCTATGGAGCTAAGGCTACGATCAATGTCTGGGATCCATCCGTCCAAATGTCCAACGAATTCAGCCTCTCCCAGATCTGGATCCTCTCGGGATCATTCGATGGCTCTGATCTCAACAGCATCGAAGCTGGCTGGCAG GTCAGCCCTGAGCTTTATGGAGACGGTAGGCCCAGGCTGTTCACCTACTGGACG AGCGATGCATATCAGGCGACAGGGTGCTACAACCTTCTGTGCTCAGGGTTTGTGCAGACCAACAGCAAGATAGCCATTGGAGCAGCTATATCACCGGTCTCATCATATGAAGGCAGCCAATATGATATTACTATTCTCATATGGAAG GATCCAAAGCTTGGGAATTGGTGGATGAGCTTCGGAGACAGCATGCTCGTCGGCTACTGGCCGGCCGAGCTCTTCACGCACCTCTCAGACCATGCGACAATGGTGGAATGGGGAGGGGAGGTGGTGAACATGCGACCAAATGGGGAGCACACCTCGACCCAAATGGGGTCGGGCCACTTCGCGGAGGAGGGGTTTGGGAAGGCGAGCTATTTCCGCAACCTCGAGGTCGTCGACTCGGACAACAGCCTTAGCTCCGCCCTGTCCATCTCCACGCTCGCCGAGAACACCAACTGCTACGACATCAAGAGCTTCTCCAACACCGACTGGGGAAATTACTTCTACTATGGTGGGCCGGGAAGCAACCCCCAATGCCATTGA